In Equus caballus isolate H_3958 breed thoroughbred chromosome 7, TB-T2T, whole genome shotgun sequence, one DNA window encodes the following:
- the LOC111774132 gene encoding zinc finger protein 14-like isoform X2: MDSVTTEDVAVNFTPEEWALLDPSQKKLYRDVMWETFRILASVGITWEDHDIEDQYKDLGRKLRKHVVGRLCESEEGSQCGENVSLLANLSLNKKTTGAKPWGCSACGRAFTHHSLLKMHIRCHTEHKTHMEELIQERNPTNVSSAVKHSLLPVIFESMKEFTLERSPLNVKYVAKPSFLPVLSQYMKELTWEGNPTNVKNVVKHSLLPVIFKFMEEFILE, encoded by the exons ATG GACTCAGTGACCACTGAGGATGTGGCTGTGAACTTCACCCCAGAGGAGTGGGCTTTACTGGATCCTTCACAGAAGAAACtctacagagatgtgatgtgGGAAACCTTCAGGATCCTGGCCTCAGTAG GAATAACATGGGAAGATCATGATATTGAAGATCAGTACAAAGACCTGGGGAGAAAACTCCG AAAGCATGTGGTAGGGAGACTCTGTGAAAGCGAAGAGGGTAGTCAATGTGGAGAAAACGTCAGCCTTCTTGCAAATCTCAGTCtgaacaagaaaactacaggagcTAAACCATGGGGATGCAGTGCATGTGGAAGAGCCTTCACACATCATTCATTGCTGAAAATGCACATTAGATGTCACACTGAACATAAAACAC ACATGGAAgaactcatacaggagagaaaccctacgaATGTAAGCAGTGcggtaaagcattcacttcttccagttaTCTTCGAATCCATgaaagaattcacactggagagaagccctttaaatgtaaaatatgtggcAAAGCCTTCATTTCTACCTGTCCTCTCTCaatacatgaaagaactcacatGGGAGGGAAACCctacaaatgtgaaaaatgtggtaaagcattcacttcttccagttaTCTTCAAATTCAtggaagaattcatactggagtga
- the LOC111774132 gene encoding zinc finger protein 709-like isoform X1 produces MDSVTTEDVAVNFTPEEWALLDPSQKKLYRDVMWETFRILASVGITWEDHDIEDQYKDLGRKLRKHVVGRLCESEEGSQCGENVSLLANLSLNKKTTGAKPWGCSACGRAFTHHSLLKMHIRCHTEHKTREYQKYGEKPHKCKECGKAFTYLTLLQTHERTHTGEKPYECKQCSKAFTSSSQLKKHERNHTGEKPFVCKKCSKAFTSSGILSRHGRTHTGEKPYECKQCGKAFTSSSYLRIHERIHTGEKPFKCKICGKAFISTCPLSIHERTHMGGKPYKCEKCGKAFTSSSYLQIHGRIHTGVKLYECKKCSKAYTSSSYLKIHERTHTGEKPFKCNICGKAFISTNCLSVHARSHTGEKPYECEKCGKAFTSSSYLQIHGRIHTGERPYECKTCRKAFTSSGHLKKHERIHTGEKPFECKKCSKAFTFSGLLSKHERTHTGEKPYECKKCGKAFTSSCSLRVHERTHTGEKPYECKKCSKAFSVSCCLREHERTHTGEKPYECKNCPKAFNSSSSLRVHERTHTGEKPYECKICSKVFTASSSLRVHERSHSGEKAS; encoded by the exons ATG GACTCAGTGACCACTGAGGATGTGGCTGTGAACTTCACCCCAGAGGAGTGGGCTTTACTGGATCCTTCACAGAAGAAACtctacagagatgtgatgtgGGAAACCTTCAGGATCCTGGCCTCAGTAG GAATAACATGGGAAGATCATGATATTGAAGATCAGTACAAAGACCTGGGGAGAAAACTCCG AAAGCATGTGGTAGGGAGACTCTGTGAAAGCGAAGAGGGTAGTCAATGTGGAGAAAACGTCAGCCTTCTTGCAAATCTCAGTCtgaacaagaaaactacaggagcTAAACCATGGGGATGCAGTGCATGTGGAAGAGCCTTCACACATCATTCATTGCTGAAAATGCACATTAGATGTCACACTGAACATAAAACACGTGAGTATCAAAAATATGGAGAGAAGCCacataaatgtaaggaatgtgggaaagccttcacttACCTCACTTTACTTCAAACACATGagagaactcatactggagagaaaccctatgaatgtaaacaatgcagtaaagcattcacttcttccagtcaacttaaaaaacatgaaagaaatcacactggagagaaaccctttgtatgtaaaaaatgcagtaaagcattcacttcttctgGTATTCTTTCAAGACATGGAAgaactcatacaggagagaaaccctacgaATGTAAGCAGTGcggtaaagcattcacttcttccagttaTCTTCGAATCCATgaaagaattcacactggagagaagccctttaaatgtaaaatatgtggcAAAGCCTTCATTTCTACCTGTCCTCTCTCaatacatgaaagaactcacatGGGAGGGAAACCctacaaatgtgaaaaatgtggtaaagcattcacttcttccagttaTCTTCAAATTCAtggaagaattcatactggagtgaaactctatgaatgtaaaaaatgcagtaaagcctACACTTCTTCCAGTTATCTTAAAATACATGAGAGaacccacactggagagaaaccctttaAGTGTAACATATGTGGTAAAGCCTTCATTTCTACCAATTGTCTCTCAGTACATGCAAgaagtcacactggagagaaaccctatgaatgtgaAAAATGTGGTAAAGCATTCACTTCCTCCAGTTACCTTCAAATACATGGAAGGATTCATACCGGAGAgagaccctatgaatgtaaaacgtgccgtaaagcattcacttcttccggTCATcttaaaaaacatgaaagaattcacactggagagaaaccctttgaatgtaaaaaatgcagtaaagcattcactttttCCGGTCTTCTTTcaaaacatgaaagaactcatacaggagagaaaccctacgaATGTAAAAAATGTGgcaaagcattcacttcttcctgTTCTCTTCGAGTTCATGAAAGAAcgcacactggagagaaaccttatgaatgtaaaaaatgcagtaaagcattcagtGTTTCCTGTTGTCTTCGAGAgcatgaaagaactcacactggagagaaaccttatgaatgtaaaaaCTGCCCTAAAGCATTCAAttcttccagttctcttcgagtacatgaaagaactcacactggagaaaaaccgtatgaatgtaaaatatgcaGTAAAGTCTTCACTGCTTCCAGTTCTCTTCGAGTCCATGAAAGAAGTCACAGTGGAGAGAAAGCCTCATGA